DNA from Arthrobacter sp. StoSoilB19:
ATTTCAGCGGCGGCTTCCAGGTAGGACAGTGCGCCACTTGAGGACGGATCATACGTCATGACTGTCTGCTGGTAGCTGGGAGCTTCGGAAATCCGCACGGACCGTGGAACCACCGCCGCGAGCACCTGGTCCGGGAAATGCTGGCGTACCTCTGCGGCCACCTGGGCAGCGAGGTTGGTGCGGCCGTCGTACATCGTCAGGAGGATGGTTGAAACAACGAGGTCTGCGTTGAGGTGCTTCTGGATCATCTCGATGTTCTTGAGGAGCTGGCTCAGGCCCTCCAGCGCGTAGTATTCGCACTGGATGGGGATAAGAACCTCGCTGGCGGCGCAAAAGGCGTTGACCGTCAGCAGGCCCAGGCTGGGCGGGCAGTCAATGAACACGTAGTCCAGGCGTTCTTCACCGTTCTTCTCGCGGGTCTTCGCGTAGACATCGATGGCACGCCGCAACCGCTGTTCGCGGGCAACAAGCGAAACCAGTTCAATCTCGGCACCCGCAAGATGGATGGTGGCCGGGGCACAGATGAGCTTTCCAATGTCCGGGCACGGGGCAACCACATCCGCCAGCGGGACGTCATTGATCAGGACGTCATAGATGCTGTCCACGTCGGCATGGTGCTCAATTCCCAGTGCGGTGGAAGCGTTGCCCTGGGGGTCGATATCGATGACCAGGACGTTCAGTCCGGCAGCCGCCAGGGCCGCGGCAATATTCACGGTGGTGGTGGTCTTGCCCACCCCGCCCTTCTGGTTGGAAACCGTGAAGATGCGGGTCTTGTCAGGACGCGGGAGCTGACGTCCCATCAGGCGCTCACGGCGCTTCGTCTCGTGGGCAAGCTCGCGGGCGATGGGACTTGAATCATCGATGGCGTCAATGACGTTCGAACGACCTGAGGAGGTTGTTTCACGTGAAACCGCACTGCTGGCGGACGCAGCACCAACCGTTTTAGGGTGATTACCACCTCTTCCGGGTGCCATTGCTATACCGGCAAGCCCGGACCCAGCGACAGAACGTGCCGACCCCAAGGACACAAACGGCGGGATCCGTTGTGCGGAGGCTTCACTACTGGTCACTGGGGCACACTCACTCTCGTTCAGCCAATTTTGCTGCCGTTGTCTAGCCTAACTGCTCCGACCCGCTGACAGCCGTCAGCGGGCCCGCATTAGGACTTCTTTTGGGGCTTGTTTACAACGATGCGGACCACCGTGGTGGGTTCCTCAAGGAGGTTGTCGCCCACCGTCAGCACGGAAGTCTCAATACCACCCAACTTGCGGATGGTCTTGGCAGCCTTCTCGATCTCCTCGCCGGCGCTGCGGCCCTTGATGGCCACCACTTCACCGTGGCCACCCAGCAGCGGGATGGTCAGGCCGGCGAGGTTGGTCAACGCCGATACCGCACGGGCTGTCACCACGTCAGCCTCCACCTGCCCCACGGCGAGCTCGGCGCGGGCGCGCATCACCGTGACGTTGTCCAGGCCCAGGTCATCAACCACTTCCTGGAGCCAGATCACGCGACGCTCCAGGGGTTCAATGAGCGTGAGCTCAAGGTCGGGGCGCGCAATGGCAAGGCACAGGCCGGGCAGTCCGGCGCCGCTTCCGACGTCGGCAACGTGGCTTCCTTGGGCGATCTCGCTTTCGATGACGGCACAATTGAGCACGTGCCGGCTCCACAGCCGGGGAACCTCGCGCGGCCCGATCAGGCCCCGCTCGGTGCCGGACGTTGCGAGATGCTCCACGTAGCGCTTTGCCAGGTCCAGGCGGTCGCCGAAGATCTTCTCAGCAGCGCGAAGCTCTGCTGCCGTGATGTCAACCATGGTTATCGGGTCAGCATTCTCTAGTCTGCGGAAACAACAATGTGGCGTCCGGAGCCTTCGCCCTCGGACTCGCTGACCAGGCCGAGGTCGGCCACGGCGTCGTGCACGATCTTGCGTTCGTAGGCGCTCATCGGTTCCAGGGCGACGGACTTGCCGGTCTCCTTCACGGAAGCCGCTGCGTCTTCGGCGATCTTCTGCAGATGGCCGGTGCGTTCCTGCCGGTAGCCGTTGATGTCCAGGACAAGCCGGGAGCGGTTTTCCGTGGCGGACAGGACCGCCAGCCGGGTGAGCTCCTGGAGGGCCTCGAGGACCTCGCCGTCCTCGCCGACAAGGCTCTCCAGCCCATCGGCTTCCTCGTCGGCAACGATGGAAATGTACGTCCGGCCGTTGCGGACCTCGATGTCAATGTCGCCGTCGATGTCGGCGATGTCCAGCAGTTCCTCAAGGTAGTCGGCAGCCACGTCACCCTCTTCCTCGAGGCGGCTGGCGGCGGAGACCTTGGCGGACGAAGCATCCTGGTTCACGGGCTCGTCCTGATCTTCAATCTCTTCAGAAAGGGCGTGTTCGGTGCTCTCGGCTGACATTACTTCTTCTTCCTGTTCTTGCGCTGGGGCTGGACGCGCTGTCCCTTGGTCTCAAGTGCGGCGGCCGCGGCGGCGTCGGTTTCTTCATCCCGCTTGCCGGTGAGGACGGAAAGGGCGGGGAGGCCCTTGGCGGCACGGCGTTCGGCGAGGGCCTTGGCTGCGGGGGATCCCGGCGTCGGCATGCGGCGGATGACGAAGAACTGCTGGCCCATGGTCCACAGGTTGGTGGTGGTCCAGTAGATGAGCACACCG
Protein-coding regions in this window:
- a CDS encoding ParA family protein, producing the protein MTSSEASAQRIPPFVSLGSARSVAGSGLAGIAMAPGRGGNHPKTVGAASASSAVSRETTSSGRSNVIDAIDDSSPIARELAHETKRRERLMGRQLPRPDKTRIFTVSNQKGGVGKTTTTVNIAAALAAAGLNVLVIDIDPQGNASTALGIEHHADVDSIYDVLINDVPLADVVAPCPDIGKLICAPATIHLAGAEIELVSLVAREQRLRRAIDVYAKTREKNGEERLDYVFIDCPPSLGLLTVNAFCAASEVLIPIQCEYYALEGLSQLLKNIEMIQKHLNADLVVSTILLTMYDGRTNLAAQVAAEVRQHFPDQVLAAVVPRSVRISEAPSYQQTVMTYDPSSSGALSYLEAAAEIAER
- the rsmG gene encoding 16S rRNA (guanine(527)-N(7))-methyltransferase RsmG, whose product is MVDITAAELRAAEKIFGDRLDLAKRYVEHLATSGTERGLIGPREVPRLWSRHVLNCAVIESEIAQGSHVADVGSGAGLPGLCLAIARPDLELTLIEPLERRVIWLQEVVDDLGLDNVTVMRARAELAVGQVEADVVTARAVSALTNLAGLTIPLLGGHGEVVAIKGRSAGEEIEKAAKTIRKLGGIETSVLTVGDNLLEEPTTVVRIVVNKPQKKS
- a CDS encoding R3H domain-containing nucleic acid-binding protein translates to MSAESTEHALSEEIEDQDEPVNQDASSAKVSAASRLEEEGDVAADYLEELLDIADIDGDIDIEVRNGRTYISIVADEEADGLESLVGEDGEVLEALQELTRLAVLSATENRSRLVLDINGYRQERTGHLQKIAEDAAASVKETGKSVALEPMSAYERKIVHDAVADLGLVSESEGEGSGRHIVVSAD